In Mesoplodon densirostris isolate mMesDen1 chromosome 5, mMesDen1 primary haplotype, whole genome shotgun sequence, a single window of DNA contains:
- the RBP2 gene encoding retinol-binding protein 2: MTRDQSGTWEMESNENFEGYMKALDIDFATRKIAIHLNQTKIIEQNGDKFKTKTNSTFRNYDLDFTVGVEFAEYTKGLDNRNIKTLIVWEGDTLVCVQKGEKENRGWKQWVEGDKLHLELTCGDQVCHQVFKKK, encoded by the exons ATGACAAGGGACCAGAGTGGAACCTGGGAGATGGAGAGTAATGAAAACTTTGAAGGCTACATGAAGGCTCTAG ATATTGATTTTGCCACCCGCAAGATCGCCATCCATCTGAATCAGACGAAGATCATTGAGCAAAATGGTGATAAGTTCAAGACGAAAACCAACAGCACGTTCCGAAACTATGACTTGGATTTCACAGTCGGGGTGGAGTTTGCCGAGTACACAAAGGGCCTGGACAACCGGAATATTAAG ACTCTGATCGTCTGGGAAGGTGATACCCTCGTGTGCGTGCAGAAGGGGGAAAAGGAGAACCGAGGCTGGAAGCAGTGGGTCGAGGGGGACAAGCTGCACCTG GAGCTGACGTGCGGCGACCAGGTGTGCCATCAGGTGTTCAAGAAGAAGTGA